A genomic window from Pagrus major chromosome 23, Pma_NU_1.0 includes:
- the plekhh3 gene encoding pleckstrin homology domain-containing family H member 3 isoform X3: MKSLIIEKNKMGLEEEPELLVKGWLLREVRGNWIKQRRYWFVLSQDSLDYYSGPEKGARRLGTLVLTNLCSVIWPDKQTYKETGYWSITVYGRKHCYRLYTKHFNEAVHWACAIQKIIDTKAPVETPTQLLIRDIEENKFHPEVVEHIYQHNPILKYTQGPLYAPLLPFPYGSLEHTYHSGKGYGSVREEAVKLFNCLQQLESAREPVPIIQGVLQTCLDLRPLRDEVYCQLVKQTSYTPAPYTAAHLRYWQLLTCMSCTFLPGPIVLKYLRFHLKRIQSQSPESEMDNYASFISEALEKTKCRECVPSWEEIQMLMSRQEMLCTVHYPGPGSCQLYISSHTTANEVVRRMQEKLSLQDSKNTFALFEQNALWEQPVAGGALIADILTSLSTKESESKSQWKLCFKLYCLLDADSISVDSIEYLLLFEQCHEMVVRGQLPACEEDLQALAALRLQCLMGDFSTHAPCPPLDELFPGHMLEAQVLMSLTAPQALPPCQVAAQGCPATQRFPSGLLAGTLWSHTATAAHKQKVEQDMRLRSRLKEEAAAVMGSILERWKGLAGYSRRDSMAAYLTIARQWSGFGCTLYEVDFYISSTGSFSQKLWLGVAATSVSLYRQGEAEALESFPYGQICSYGVSDSNTFKITAGDRDLLFETTKLTEIMQLMNAYFSAIRRQRGKGEDVDTTIAESTEVGFHHLASTLTPTLLELPSHPV; encoded by the exons ATGAAGAGCCTGATCATTGAGAAGAATAAGATGGGCCTGGAGGAAGAGCCTGAACTGCTGGTCAAAG GGTGGCTGCTGCGGGAGGTGCGAGGCAACTGGATCAAGCAGCGTCGGTACTGGTTCGTGCTGAGCCAGGACTCCCTCGACTACTACAGTGGACCGGAGAAAGGAGCACGCAGACTGGGCACACTGGTCCTCACCAACCTCTGCTCTGTCATCTGGCCAGACAAGCAGACATACAAGGAGACTG GCTACTGGAGCATCACAGTATATGGGCGGAAGCACTGTTACAGGCTGTACACCAAGCATTTCAACGAGGCTGTGCACTGGGCATGTGCCATCCAAAAGATCATTGATACCAAAGCACCAGTGGAAACACCAACGCAGCTCCTGATTCGAGACATCGAG GAGAATAAGTTCCATCCTGAGGTAGTGGAGCACATCTACCAGCACAATCCCATCCTGAAGTACACCCAGGGCCCACTGTACGCCCCTCTGCTGCCCTTCCCCTATGGCAGCCTGGAGCACACAT accACAGTGGGAAAGGCTACGGTTCAGTGCGCGAGGAGGCCGTGAAGCTCTTCAACtgcctgcagcagctggagtcGGCACGGGAGCCTGTTCCCATCATCCAGGGCGTGCTGCAGACCTGCTTGGACCTGCGGCCCCTCCGTGACGAGGTCTACTGCCAGCTAGTGAAGCAGACCAGCTACACGCCCGCCCCGTACACTGCCGCACACCTCCGCTACTGGCAGCTTCTCACCTGCATGAGTTGCACCTTCCTGCCTGGACCCATCGTGCTCAAGTACCTGCGATTCCACCTCAAGAG GATCCAGAGCCAGAGCCCCGAGTCTGAGATGGATAATTATGCGTCATTCATCAGCGAGGCTCTGGAGAAGACCAAGTGTCGGGAGTGTGTGCCATCCTGGGAGGAGATCCAGATGCTGATGAGTCGACAGGAGATGCTGTGCACTGTGCACTATCCAGGCCCCGGATCCTGCCAGCTCTACATCAGCTCACACACCACTGCCAATGAG GTGGTTCGAAGGATGCAGGAGAAGCTCAGCCTACAAGACAGCAAAAACACGTTTGCACTGTTCGAGCAGAACGCACTGTGGGAGCAGCCGGTCGCAGGCGGCGCTCTGATCGCAGACATCCTGACGAG CCTCTCCACCAAAGAGTCAGAGTCTAAATCCCAATGGAAACTGTGTTTCAAGCTCTACTGCCTGTTGGATGCTGACAGCATATCAGTGGACAGCATTGAGTATCTCCTCCTCTTTGAGCAG TGTCATGAGATGGTGGTGCGTGGCCAGCTGCCAGCCTGTGAAGAGGACCTGCAGGCCTTAGCTGCCCTGAGGCTTCAGTGTCTGATGGGGGACTTCAGCACGCATGCCCCCTGCCCACCTCTGGATGAGCTTTTTCCAGGTCACATGCTAGAAGCTCAAGTCCTCATGTCCCTCACTGCACCCCAAGCCCTGCCTCCATGTCAGGTGGCAGCCCAGGGCTGCCCCGCAACACAGCGCTTCCCCTCGGGCCTCCTCGCAGGGACGCTGTGGAGTCACACAGCTACAGCAGCGCACAAGCAAAAGGTGGAGCAGGATATGCGCCTGCGGAGCCGGCTgaaggaggaggcagcagccgTCATGGGATCCATCTTGGAGCGTTGGAAAGGTCTGGCCGGCTACAGCCGCAGGGACAGTATGGCTGCCTACCTCACAATTGCACGCCAGTGGTCGGGCTTTGGATGCACTCTTTATGAAGTGGACTTTTATATT aGTTCGACGGGAAGTTTTTCCCAGAAGTTGTGGTTGGGTGTAGCTGCTACATCCGTGTCTCTGTATCGACAGGGAGAGGCAGAAGCCCTGGAGTCCTTCCCTTATGGCCAGATCTGTTCCTACGGTGTGTCTGACAGCAACACCTTCAAGATCACAGCAGGGGATCGGGATCTGCTGTTCGAAACTACCAAG cTGACTGAGATCATGCAGCTGATGAATGCGTATTTCAGTGCCATCCGTCGCCAGCGAGGGAAAGGGGAAGATGTGGACACTACCATAGCAGAAAGCACAGAGGTGGGATTCCATCACCTGGCCTCCACACTGACGCCCACCCTCCTGGAGCTGCCCTCGCACCCCGTTTGA
- the plekhh3 gene encoding pleckstrin homology domain-containing family H member 3 isoform X1 has product MPLQGVCWFLCCRQGFSLLGRDYGEKEEEESFELRNKEDLTPNGRSPAEVTVSQPTRTANGTNGHTVSDVSEEMKSLIIEKNKMGLEEEPELLVKGWLLREVRGNWIKQRRYWFVLSQDSLDYYSGPEKGARRLGTLVLTNLCSVIWPDKQTYKETGYWSITVYGRKHCYRLYTKHFNEAVHWACAIQKIIDTKAPVETPTQLLIRDIEENKFHPEVVEHIYQHNPILKYTQGPLYAPLLPFPYGSLEHTYHSGKGYGSVREEAVKLFNCLQQLESAREPVPIIQGVLQTCLDLRPLRDEVYCQLVKQTSYTPAPYTAAHLRYWQLLTCMSCTFLPGPIVLKYLRFHLKRIQSQSPESEMDNYASFISEALEKTKCRECVPSWEEIQMLMSRQEMLCTVHYPGPGSCQLYISSHTTANEVVRRMQEKLSLQDSKNTFALFEQNALWEQPVAGGALIADILTSLSTKESESKSQWKLCFKLYCLLDADSISVDSIEYLLLFEQCHEMVVRGQLPACEEDLQALAALRLQCLMGDFSTHAPCPPLDELFPGHMLEAQVLMSLTAPQALPPCQVAAQGCPATQRFPSGLLAGTLWSHTATAAHKQKVEQDMRLRSRLKEEAAAVMGSILERWKGLAGYSRRDSMAAYLTIARQWSGFGCTLYEVDFYISSTGSFSQKLWLGVAATSVSLYRQGEAEALESFPYGQICSYGVSDSNTFKITAGDRDLLFETTKLTEIMQLMNAYFSAIRRQRGKGEDVDTTIAESTEVGFHHLASTLTPTLLELPSHPV; this is encoded by the exons GCACACTGTCTCAGACGTGTCTGAAGAGATGAAGAGCCTGATCATTGAGAAGAATAAGATGGGCCTGGAGGAAGAGCCTGAACTGCTGGTCAAAG GGTGGCTGCTGCGGGAGGTGCGAGGCAACTGGATCAAGCAGCGTCGGTACTGGTTCGTGCTGAGCCAGGACTCCCTCGACTACTACAGTGGACCGGAGAAAGGAGCACGCAGACTGGGCACACTGGTCCTCACCAACCTCTGCTCTGTCATCTGGCCAGACAAGCAGACATACAAGGAGACTG GCTACTGGAGCATCACAGTATATGGGCGGAAGCACTGTTACAGGCTGTACACCAAGCATTTCAACGAGGCTGTGCACTGGGCATGTGCCATCCAAAAGATCATTGATACCAAAGCACCAGTGGAAACACCAACGCAGCTCCTGATTCGAGACATCGAG GAGAATAAGTTCCATCCTGAGGTAGTGGAGCACATCTACCAGCACAATCCCATCCTGAAGTACACCCAGGGCCCACTGTACGCCCCTCTGCTGCCCTTCCCCTATGGCAGCCTGGAGCACACAT accACAGTGGGAAAGGCTACGGTTCAGTGCGCGAGGAGGCCGTGAAGCTCTTCAACtgcctgcagcagctggagtcGGCACGGGAGCCTGTTCCCATCATCCAGGGCGTGCTGCAGACCTGCTTGGACCTGCGGCCCCTCCGTGACGAGGTCTACTGCCAGCTAGTGAAGCAGACCAGCTACACGCCCGCCCCGTACACTGCCGCACACCTCCGCTACTGGCAGCTTCTCACCTGCATGAGTTGCACCTTCCTGCCTGGACCCATCGTGCTCAAGTACCTGCGATTCCACCTCAAGAG GATCCAGAGCCAGAGCCCCGAGTCTGAGATGGATAATTATGCGTCATTCATCAGCGAGGCTCTGGAGAAGACCAAGTGTCGGGAGTGTGTGCCATCCTGGGAGGAGATCCAGATGCTGATGAGTCGACAGGAGATGCTGTGCACTGTGCACTATCCAGGCCCCGGATCCTGCCAGCTCTACATCAGCTCACACACCACTGCCAATGAG GTGGTTCGAAGGATGCAGGAGAAGCTCAGCCTACAAGACAGCAAAAACACGTTTGCACTGTTCGAGCAGAACGCACTGTGGGAGCAGCCGGTCGCAGGCGGCGCTCTGATCGCAGACATCCTGACGAG CCTCTCCACCAAAGAGTCAGAGTCTAAATCCCAATGGAAACTGTGTTTCAAGCTCTACTGCCTGTTGGATGCTGACAGCATATCAGTGGACAGCATTGAGTATCTCCTCCTCTTTGAGCAG TGTCATGAGATGGTGGTGCGTGGCCAGCTGCCAGCCTGTGAAGAGGACCTGCAGGCCTTAGCTGCCCTGAGGCTTCAGTGTCTGATGGGGGACTTCAGCACGCATGCCCCCTGCCCACCTCTGGATGAGCTTTTTCCAGGTCACATGCTAGAAGCTCAAGTCCTCATGTCCCTCACTGCACCCCAAGCCCTGCCTCCATGTCAGGTGGCAGCCCAGGGCTGCCCCGCAACACAGCGCTTCCCCTCGGGCCTCCTCGCAGGGACGCTGTGGAGTCACACAGCTACAGCAGCGCACAAGCAAAAGGTGGAGCAGGATATGCGCCTGCGGAGCCGGCTgaaggaggaggcagcagccgTCATGGGATCCATCTTGGAGCGTTGGAAAGGTCTGGCCGGCTACAGCCGCAGGGACAGTATGGCTGCCTACCTCACAATTGCACGCCAGTGGTCGGGCTTTGGATGCACTCTTTATGAAGTGGACTTTTATATT aGTTCGACGGGAAGTTTTTCCCAGAAGTTGTGGTTGGGTGTAGCTGCTACATCCGTGTCTCTGTATCGACAGGGAGAGGCAGAAGCCCTGGAGTCCTTCCCTTATGGCCAGATCTGTTCCTACGGTGTGTCTGACAGCAACACCTTCAAGATCACAGCAGGGGATCGGGATCTGCTGTTCGAAACTACCAAG cTGACTGAGATCATGCAGCTGATGAATGCGTATTTCAGTGCCATCCGTCGCCAGCGAGGGAAAGGGGAAGATGTGGACACTACCATAGCAGAAAGCACAGAGGTGGGATTCCATCACCTGGCCTCCACACTGACGCCCACCCTCCTGGAGCTGCCCTCGCACCCCGTTTGA
- the plekhh3 gene encoding pleckstrin homology domain-containing family H member 3 isoform X2, with protein sequence MPLQGVCWFLCCRQGFSLLGRDYGEKEEEESFELRNKEDLTPNGRSPAEVTVSQPTRTANGTNGHTVSDVSEEMKSLIIEKNKMGLEEEPELLVKGWLLREVRGNWIKQRRYWFVLSQDSLDYYSGPEKGARRLGTLVLTNLCSVIWPDKQTYKETGYWSITVYGRKHCYRLYTKHFNEAVHWACAIQKIIDTKAPVETPTQLLIRDIEENKFHPEVVEHIYQHNPILKYTQGPLYAPLLPFPYGSLEHTYHSGKGYGSVREEAVKLFNCLQQLESAREPVPIIQGVLQTCLDLRPLRDEVYCQLVKQTSYTPAPYTAAHLRYWQLLTCMSCTFLPGPIVLKYLRFHLKRIQSQSPESEMDNYASFISEALEKTKCRECVPSWEEIQMLMSRQEMLCTVHYPGPGSCQLYISSHTTANEVVRRMQEKLSLQDSKNTFALFEQNALWEQPVAGGALIADILTSLSTKESESKSQWKLCFKLYCLLDADSISVDSIEYLLLFEQCHEMVVRGQLPACEEDLQALAALRLQCLMGDFSTHAPCPPLDELFPGHMLEAQVLMSLTAPQALPPCQVAAQGCPATQRFPSGLLAGTLWSHTATAAHKQKVEQDMRLRSRLKEEAAAVMGSILERWKGLAGYSRRDSMAAYLTIARQWSGFGCTLYEVDFYISSTGSFSQKLWLGVAATSVSLYRQGEAEALESFPYGQICSYGVSDSNTFKITAGDRDLLFETTKLLNKICQNDEISTHM encoded by the exons GCACACTGTCTCAGACGTGTCTGAAGAGATGAAGAGCCTGATCATTGAGAAGAATAAGATGGGCCTGGAGGAAGAGCCTGAACTGCTGGTCAAAG GGTGGCTGCTGCGGGAGGTGCGAGGCAACTGGATCAAGCAGCGTCGGTACTGGTTCGTGCTGAGCCAGGACTCCCTCGACTACTACAGTGGACCGGAGAAAGGAGCACGCAGACTGGGCACACTGGTCCTCACCAACCTCTGCTCTGTCATCTGGCCAGACAAGCAGACATACAAGGAGACTG GCTACTGGAGCATCACAGTATATGGGCGGAAGCACTGTTACAGGCTGTACACCAAGCATTTCAACGAGGCTGTGCACTGGGCATGTGCCATCCAAAAGATCATTGATACCAAAGCACCAGTGGAAACACCAACGCAGCTCCTGATTCGAGACATCGAG GAGAATAAGTTCCATCCTGAGGTAGTGGAGCACATCTACCAGCACAATCCCATCCTGAAGTACACCCAGGGCCCACTGTACGCCCCTCTGCTGCCCTTCCCCTATGGCAGCCTGGAGCACACAT accACAGTGGGAAAGGCTACGGTTCAGTGCGCGAGGAGGCCGTGAAGCTCTTCAACtgcctgcagcagctggagtcGGCACGGGAGCCTGTTCCCATCATCCAGGGCGTGCTGCAGACCTGCTTGGACCTGCGGCCCCTCCGTGACGAGGTCTACTGCCAGCTAGTGAAGCAGACCAGCTACACGCCCGCCCCGTACACTGCCGCACACCTCCGCTACTGGCAGCTTCTCACCTGCATGAGTTGCACCTTCCTGCCTGGACCCATCGTGCTCAAGTACCTGCGATTCCACCTCAAGAG GATCCAGAGCCAGAGCCCCGAGTCTGAGATGGATAATTATGCGTCATTCATCAGCGAGGCTCTGGAGAAGACCAAGTGTCGGGAGTGTGTGCCATCCTGGGAGGAGATCCAGATGCTGATGAGTCGACAGGAGATGCTGTGCACTGTGCACTATCCAGGCCCCGGATCCTGCCAGCTCTACATCAGCTCACACACCACTGCCAATGAG GTGGTTCGAAGGATGCAGGAGAAGCTCAGCCTACAAGACAGCAAAAACACGTTTGCACTGTTCGAGCAGAACGCACTGTGGGAGCAGCCGGTCGCAGGCGGCGCTCTGATCGCAGACATCCTGACGAG CCTCTCCACCAAAGAGTCAGAGTCTAAATCCCAATGGAAACTGTGTTTCAAGCTCTACTGCCTGTTGGATGCTGACAGCATATCAGTGGACAGCATTGAGTATCTCCTCCTCTTTGAGCAG TGTCATGAGATGGTGGTGCGTGGCCAGCTGCCAGCCTGTGAAGAGGACCTGCAGGCCTTAGCTGCCCTGAGGCTTCAGTGTCTGATGGGGGACTTCAGCACGCATGCCCCCTGCCCACCTCTGGATGAGCTTTTTCCAGGTCACATGCTAGAAGCTCAAGTCCTCATGTCCCTCACTGCACCCCAAGCCCTGCCTCCATGTCAGGTGGCAGCCCAGGGCTGCCCCGCAACACAGCGCTTCCCCTCGGGCCTCCTCGCAGGGACGCTGTGGAGTCACACAGCTACAGCAGCGCACAAGCAAAAGGTGGAGCAGGATATGCGCCTGCGGAGCCGGCTgaaggaggaggcagcagccgTCATGGGATCCATCTTGGAGCGTTGGAAAGGTCTGGCCGGCTACAGCCGCAGGGACAGTATGGCTGCCTACCTCACAATTGCACGCCAGTGGTCGGGCTTTGGATGCACTCTTTATGAAGTGGACTTTTATATT aGTTCGACGGGAAGTTTTTCCCAGAAGTTGTGGTTGGGTGTAGCTGCTACATCCGTGTCTCTGTATCGACAGGGAGAGGCAGAAGCCCTGGAGTCCTTCCCTTATGGCCAGATCTGTTCCTACGGTGTGTCTGACAGCAACACCTTCAAGATCACAGCAGGGGATCGGGATCTGCTGTTCGAAACTACCAAG cTGCTGaacaaaatatgtcaaaatgatgaaatatcCACACACATGTGA
- the tubg1 gene encoding tubulin gamma-1 chain, with protein sequence MPREIITLQLGQCGNQIGFEFWKQLCAEHGISPEGIVEEFATEGTDRKDVFFYQADDEHYIPRAVLLDLEPRVIHSILNSPYANLYNPENIYLSEHGGGAGNNWASGYSQGKKIQEDIFDIIDREADGSDSLEGFVLCHSIAGGTGSGLGSYLLEKLNDRYPKKLVQTYSVFPNQDEMSDVVVQPYNSLLTLKRLTQNADCVVVLDNTALNRIATDRLHIQNPSFSQINQLVSTIMSASTTTLRYPGYMNNDLIGLIASLIPTPRLHFLMTGYTPLTTDQSVASVRKTTVLDVMRRLLQPKNVMVSTGRERQPSHCYIAILNIIQGEVDPTQVHKSLQRIRERKLASFIPWGPASIQVALSRKSPYLPSAHRVSGLMMANHTSISSLFERTCRQYDKLRKREAFLEQFRKEDIFKDNFDELDNSREVVQQLVDEYSAATRPDYISWGTQEQ encoded by the exons ATGCCTCGGGAAATTATAACGCTTCAGCTTGGACAATGTGGAAATCAGA TTGGCTTTGAGTTTTGGAAGCAGCTGTGTGCAGAGCATGGCATCAGCCCGGAGGGGATTGTTGAGGAGTTTGCAACTGAAGGAACCGACAGAAAGGATGTCTTCTTCTATCAG GCTGATGATGAGCACTACATCCCCCGAGCAGTTCTCCTGGATCTGGAGCCGAGGGTGATCCACTCCATCCTCAACTCTCCTTATGCAAACCTGTACAACCCAGAGAATATCTACCTCTCTGAGCACGGTGGAGGTGCTGGGAACAACTGGGCCAGCGGATATTCACAG GGCAAAAAAATCCAAGAAGACATCTTTGACATTATTGACCGTGAGGCAGATGGCAGTGACAGTCTGGAG GGATTTGTCCTGTGTCACTCCATTGCCGGGGGAACAGGCTCAGGACTGGGATCCTATCTACTGGAGAAACTCAATGACAg GTACCCAAAGAAGCTGGTGCAGACTTACTCTGTATTCCCAAACCAGGATGAGATGAGTGACGTGGTCGTTCAGCCGTACAACTCGCTGCTCACGCTGAAGAGGCTCACCCAGAACGCAGACTGCGTG GTGGTGTTGGATAACACGGCTCTAAATCGCATCGCCACAGACAGGCTGCATATCCAGAACCCCTCGTTCTCCCAGATCAATCAGCTG GTTTCCACCATCATGTCTGCAAGCACAACCACTCTGCGGTACCCAGGCTATATGAACAACGACCTTATTGGCCTGATTGCATCCCTCATCCCCACACCCCGCCTCCACTTCCTCATGACTGGATACACACCACTTACTACTGACCAGTCG gttGCTAGTGTGAGGAAAACCACAGTGCTGGATGTGATGAGGAGGCTTCTGCAACCCAAGAACGTGATGGTGTccacaggaagagagaggcagCCAAGCCACTGCTACATCGCCATCCTAAACATCATCCAGGGAGAAGTCGATCCCACACAG GTGCACAAAAGCCTCCAAAGGATCCGGGAGCGTAAACTCGCCAGCTTCATTCCCTGGGGTCCCGCCAGCATCCAGGTGGCTTTGTCCAGGAAGTCTCCGTACCTGCCCTCAGCCCACCGAGTCAGCGGCCTGATGATGGCCAACCACACAAGTATCTCCTCT CTGTTTGAGCGGACGTGCCGGCAGTATGACAAACTGCGTAAGCGCGAAGCCTTCCTGGAGCAGTTCCGCAAAGAGGACATATTCAAGGACAACTTTGACGAGCTGGACAACTCTCGCGAAGTGGTGCAACAGCTGGTGGACGAGTACAGCGCAGCCACGCGGCCTGACTACATTTCCTGGGGAACGCAAGAACAGTGA